Proteins from one Astatotilapia calliptera chromosome 8, fAstCal1.2, whole genome shotgun sequence genomic window:
- the LOC113028361 gene encoding C1q-related factor-like, whose translation MLVLVLVVLIPVLVSSVGTGGIDDSTSHYEMLGTCRMVCDPFPSTGTTGQGVHTGTDTAPTVLQVENEDDLSDHSIGPPLPTYSAHGPQGKPGRPGKPGPPGPPGEPGPPGPKGPPGDAVDIVRTGILGLGGKGAVSTTTYNTTPRVAFYAGLRNPQEGYDILRFDDVVTNIGGNYEGATGKFTCKIPGTYFFIYNVLMRGGDGTSMWADLIKNGLVRASAIAQDQDQSYDYAGNSVILHLDAGDEVFIKLDGGKAHGGNSNKYSTFSGFILYAD comes from the exons ATGCTGGTCCTGGTTCTGGTCGTCCTCATCCCTGTGTTGGTCAGCTCTGTTGGCACAGGTGGTATAGATGACAGCACGAGCCACTACGAGATGCTGGGCACCTGCCGCATGGTTTGTGACCCATTTCCCAGCACGGGCACCACGGGCCAaggtgtgcacacaggcacAGATACAGCACCTACAGTCTTACAGGTGGAAAACGAGGACGATCTGAGTGATCACAGCATCGGTCCACCGCTGCCCACGTACAGTGCTCACGGCCCACAAGGGAAACCAGGACGTCCCGGCAAGCCCGGACCCCCGGGTCCACCCGGAGAGCCAGGACCACCAGGACCTAAAGGACCACCCGGAGATGCTGTGGACATTGTACGGACAGGGATCCTAGGTTTAGGGGGTAAAGGGGCAGTTAGTACAACTACATACAATACCACTCCTCGGGTGGCATTTTATGCAGGACTACGAAACCCTCAAGAAGGTTATGATATACTGCGCTTTGACGATGTGGTGACTAACATTGGTGGTAACTATGAAGGCGCGACGGGCAAATTCACCTGTAAGATCCCTGGCACCTACTTTTTCATCTACAATGTGCTGATGAGGGGAGGAGACGGCACTAGCATGTGGGCTGACCTGATCAAAAATGGCCTG GTCAGGGCCAGCGCCATTGCCCAGGACCAGGACCAGAGTTATGACTATGCCGGCAACAGTGTCATACTTCATCTGGATGCAGGTGATGAAGTTTTCATAAAGCTGGATGGGGGAAAGGCTCATGGGGGCAACAGCAACAAGTACAGCACCTTCTCAGGGTTTATTCTCTATGCCGACTGA